One genomic region from Conexibacter woesei DSM 14684 encodes:
- a CDS encoding sugar ABC transporter ATP-binding protein, which produces MQPPHVEVRGLEKRYGGVHALAGVDLAIARGTIHGLVGENGAGKSTLGKSITGVVAADAGTIEVEGRAVAYRSPRDALARGMTIIAQELALLPARTVIDNVFLGIEPRRASVVDRRRLRRRYDELCAHAGFALDPRALVGSLRTADQQKVEILRALARNAELIVMDEPTATLTADESARLFSDIRALRERGTTVVYVSHFLDEVLALADVVTIMRDGRVVRSAAASAETSQTLISGMLGRSLDVIHPPKRPPAADAPIVCSAESISRGAAVRDVTLHVRAGEIVGLAGLIGAGRSELARAIFGADRRDGGRVLIDGVDVSPRTPRAAIRAGIAMLPESRKEQGLLMGRSGVENMTLPHLREVSGLVVSGGRQRAVAADLGGVVELAATRERAPVSDLSGGNQQKVLFAKWLYRTPRLLIVDEPTRGVDVGTKRAIYELICGLAEQGIGVLVISSELEEVLGLSHRVLVMRGGRLVAELTGAAATEQNVMGAAFGALETESEAA; this is translated from the coding sequence GTGCAGCCGCCGCACGTCGAGGTGCGCGGGCTGGAGAAGCGCTACGGCGGCGTGCACGCGCTCGCCGGCGTCGACCTCGCGATCGCGCGGGGCACGATCCACGGCCTCGTGGGCGAGAACGGCGCCGGCAAGTCGACGCTCGGCAAGTCGATCACCGGGGTCGTCGCGGCCGACGCGGGCACGATCGAGGTCGAGGGGCGAGCGGTCGCGTACCGCTCGCCTCGCGACGCGCTCGCCCGCGGCATGACGATCATCGCGCAGGAGCTGGCGCTGCTGCCGGCGCGGACGGTGATCGACAACGTCTTCCTCGGGATCGAGCCGCGCCGCGCGAGCGTCGTCGACCGGCGGCGGCTGCGGCGCCGCTACGACGAGCTGTGCGCGCACGCCGGCTTCGCGCTCGACCCGCGCGCGCTCGTCGGCTCGCTGCGCACGGCCGACCAGCAGAAGGTCGAGATCCTGCGCGCACTGGCACGCAACGCCGAGCTGATCGTGATGGACGAGCCGACCGCGACGCTGACGGCGGACGAGTCGGCGCGGCTGTTCTCCGACATCCGCGCGCTGCGCGAGCGCGGCACGACGGTCGTCTACGTCTCGCACTTCCTCGACGAGGTGCTGGCGCTCGCCGACGTCGTCACGATCATGCGCGACGGCCGCGTCGTGCGCTCCGCGGCGGCGTCCGCCGAGACCTCGCAGACGCTGATCAGTGGGATGCTCGGGCGCTCGCTCGACGTGATCCACCCGCCGAAGCGGCCGCCCGCGGCCGACGCGCCGATCGTCTGCAGCGCCGAGTCGATCAGCCGCGGCGCGGCCGTGCGCGACGTCACGCTGCACGTCCGCGCCGGCGAGATCGTGGGCCTCGCGGGGCTGATCGGCGCCGGCCGCTCGGAGCTGGCGCGCGCGATCTTCGGCGCCGACCGCCGCGACGGCGGCCGCGTGCTGATCGACGGCGTCGACGTCAGCCCCCGCACGCCGCGCGCGGCGATCAGAGCGGGGATCGCGATGCTGCCCGAGAGCCGCAAGGAGCAGGGCCTGCTGATGGGTCGCTCGGGCGTCGAGAACATGACGCTGCCGCACCTGCGGGAGGTCAGCGGCCTGGTCGTCTCCGGCGGCCGCCAGCGCGCCGTCGCGGCCGACCTCGGCGGCGTCGTCGAGCTGGCTGCGACGCGCGAGCGCGCGCCGGTGTCCGACCTCTCCGGCGGCAACCAGCAGAAGGTGCTGTTCGCGAAGTGGCTCTACCGCACGCCGCGGCTGCTGATCGTCGACGAGCCGACGCGCGGCGTCGACGTCGGCACCAAGCGGGCGATCTACGAGCTGATCTGCGGGCTGGCGGAGCAGGGGATCGGCGTGCTGGTGATCTCCTCCGAGCTGGAGGAGGTGCTCGGTCTCTCGCACCGCGTGCTGGTGATGCGCGGCGGGCGGCTGGTGGCCGAGCTGACCGGCGCCGCGGCGACCGAGCAGAACGTGATGGGCGCGGCGTTCGGCGC
- a CDS encoding sugar ABC transporter substrate-binding protein — MQLTREVRRAVVAAGLVIAAGGALAACGSSDSSSSSSTAASASGTTSGATTGGGSDKEVRIGFLPLTQANPYIQATLRGIEKSAAENGGTVQQVFDGGFDAAKQFSQCQDAIASGKFDALIVVPVDSSIAACMEDAIAKGIKVANTDFPVGPDPTSSEPQLEGQTATVLDPPDLRGQWIFELVQKGCEGADPCKFALLTGAFADPYSQAVIDVVRRKVKETPGFELVAVKEGGYLPDPSLKATQDILQGTPDLNVIATTSDPMTEGAEQAVEAAGKTDQVRLIGGGAAAASYTAIPDGRWVGTFLSLPEDEGAIATDLLIRAVRGEEISEGISAVEKSGLPPVVTKDNFAELQRQLPAAQW; from the coding sequence ATGCAACTGACGCGAGAGGTCCGCCGGGCCGTCGTCGCAGCAGGTCTCGTCATCGCCGCCGGAGGCGCGCTCGCCGCGTGCGGCAGCAGCGACTCGTCGTCCTCGTCCTCGACCGCGGCGTCCGCGTCCGGGACGACGAGCGGAGCGACGACAGGGGGCGGGAGCGACAAGGAGGTGCGGATCGGCTTCCTGCCGCTGACGCAGGCGAATCCGTACATCCAGGCGACCCTCAGAGGGATCGAGAAGTCCGCCGCCGAGAACGGTGGCACCGTGCAGCAGGTCTTCGACGGCGGGTTCGACGCCGCCAAGCAGTTCTCGCAGTGCCAGGACGCGATCGCGTCGGGCAAGTTCGACGCGCTGATCGTCGTCCCGGTCGACTCGAGCATCGCCGCCTGCATGGAGGACGCGATCGCGAAGGGAATCAAGGTCGCCAACACCGACTTCCCCGTCGGCCCCGACCCGACCTCGTCCGAGCCGCAGCTCGAGGGCCAGACGGCGACGGTGCTCGACCCGCCCGACCTGCGCGGCCAGTGGATCTTCGAGCTGGTGCAGAAGGGCTGCGAGGGCGCCGACCCGTGCAAGTTCGCGCTGCTGACCGGCGCCTTCGCCGACCCCTACAGCCAGGCGGTCATCGACGTCGTCAGACGCAAGGTCAAGGAGACGCCCGGCTTCGAGCTGGTCGCGGTCAAGGAGGGCGGCTACCTGCCCGACCCGTCGCTGAAGGCGACGCAGGACATCCTCCAGGGCACGCCTGACCTGAACGTGATCGCGACGACGTCGGACCCGATGACCGAGGGCGCCGAGCAGGCCGTCGAGGCGGCCGGCAAGACCGACCAGGTCAGACTGATCGGCGGCGGCGCCGCGGCGGCCTCCTACACCGCGATCCCCGACGGGCGCTGGGTCGGGACGTTCCTGTCGCTGCCCGAGGACGAGGGCGCGATCGCGACCGACCTGCTGATCCGCGCCGTCCGCGGCGAGGAGATCAGCGAGGGCATCAGCGCCGTCGAGAAGAGCGGGCTGCCGCCGGTCGTGACGAAGGACAACTTCGCCGAGCTGCAGAGACAGCTGCCGGCGGCGCAGTGGTAG